A stretch of Henckelia pumila isolate YLH828 chromosome 4, ASM3356847v2, whole genome shotgun sequence DNA encodes these proteins:
- the LOC140866472 gene encoding glyoxylase I 4-like, giving the protein MKENKSNPLQLSSLNHISLVCRSVEESIDFYQNVLGFVPVRRPGSLKFDGAWLFGHGIGIHLLQSDDPGNIPKKTVINPKDNHISFQCESMATVEKKLTEMGIDWVRQRVEEGGIYVDQLFFHDPDGFMIEICNCDNLPMVPLAEEMVRSCSRLNLVQQQPQQQIKFPVVLP; this is encoded by the exons ATGAAGGAAAACAAGAGCAACCCATTGCAGCTATCGTCTTTGAATCACATCTCTTTGGTCTGCAGATCAGTGGAGGAATCCATTGATTTCTACCAGAATGTTCTTGGGTTTGTACCAGTCAGGAGGCCTGGATCATTGAAGTTTGATGGGGCTTg GTTGTTTGGACATGGGATCGGGATACATTTGCTGCAGTCGGATGATCCAGGAAATATTCCCAAGAAAACTGTGATTAATCCCAAGGACAATCACATTTCTTTTCAG TGTGAGAGCATGGCGACGGTGGAGAAGAAGTTGACGGAGATGGGTATCGATTGGGTGCGGCAGAGAGTGGAGGAAGGCGGTATATACGTGGACCAGCTCTTCTTCCACGACCCGGACGGTTTCATGATCGAAATATGCAACTGCGACAACCTTCCGATGGTACCGTTGGCTGAGGAGATGGTACGTTCTTGCTCCAGGTTGAATCTGGTGCAGCAACAACCGCAGCAGCAGATCAAGTTCCCCGTCGTACTACCTTAG
- the LOC140865906 gene encoding transport protein particle 20 kDa subunit isoform X1, which produces MASTACFMIVSKNDIPIYEAEVGTVPKKEEAAHQHQFILHAALDIVQDVAWTTSAMFLKAIDRFDDLAVSVYVTAGHTRLMLLHDSRNDDGIKSFFQEVHELYIKTVLNPLYLPGSRITSSHFDTKVRALARKYL; this is translated from the exons ATGGCAAGTACTGCGTGCTTCATGATAGTAAGCAAAAACGATATCCCCATTTACGAAGCTGAAGTTGGTACAGTTCCCAAA AAAGAAGAGGCTGCTCATCAACACCAATTCATATTACATGCTGCTTTAGATATTGTTCAAGATGTGGCGTGGACTACAAGTGCTAT GTTCCTGAAAGCAATtgatagatttgatgatttggcGGTGTCTGTATATGTAACTGCTGGTCATA CTCGACTGATGCTGCTCCACGATTCTCGTAATGATGATGGAATTAAGAGCTTCTTCCAAGAGGTTCATGAGTTGTACATTAAG ACAGTTCTCAACCCTCTTTATCTCCCTGGGAGTCGCATCACTTCATCGCATTTCGACACTAAAGTTCGAGCCCTTGCTAGAAAGTATCTGTGA
- the LOC140865906 gene encoding transport protein particle 20 kDa subunit isoform X2, producing the protein MASTACFMIVSKNDIPIYEAEVGTVPKKEEAAHQHQFILHAALDIVQDVAWTTSAMFLKAIDRFDDLAVSVYVTAGHTRLMLLHDSRNDDGIKSFFQEVHELYIKAILNPLYLPGSRITSSHFDTKVRALARKYL; encoded by the exons ATGGCAAGTACTGCGTGCTTCATGATAGTAAGCAAAAACGATATCCCCATTTACGAAGCTGAAGTTGGTACAGTTCCCAAA AAAGAAGAGGCTGCTCATCAACACCAATTCATATTACATGCTGCTTTAGATATTGTTCAAGATGTGGCGTGGACTACAAGTGCTAT GTTCCTGAAAGCAATtgatagatttgatgatttggcGGTGTCTGTATATGTAACTGCTGGTCATA CTCGACTGATGCTGCTCCACGATTCTCGTAATGATGATGGAATTAAGAGCTTCTTCCAAGAGGTTCATGAGTTGTACATTAAGGCAA TTCTCAACCCTCTTTATCTCCCTGGGAGTCGCATCACTTCATCGCATTTCGACACTAAAGTTCGAGCCCTTGCTAGAAAGTATCTGTGA